Proteins from one Carcharodon carcharias isolate sCarCar2 chromosome 19, sCarCar2.pri, whole genome shotgun sequence genomic window:
- the LOC121291433 gene encoding zinc finger protein 271-like has protein sequence MEEKPLKNEMCDEDFTQLSKLMRHQCTNTGENMFSCEVCDKPITESAYLLVHQRIHTGETPFNCGICNKAFPTSTRLLIHQRIHTGEKHFSCDVCEKAFTHSSDLLRHQRIHTGERPFTCDVCDKSFSQLGNLRTHQRIHTGEKPFTCDVCDKAFVSSSTLLIHQRIHTGEKPFRCEVCDKAFTRSSVLLRHQRIHTGEKPFRCEVCEMAFTRSSELLMHQRIHTGEKPFTCEVCDKSFSRSSDLCAHKRIHTGEKPFKCEMCNKAFTWSSPLVKHRRIHTGEKPFKCEVCNKSFSQSSYLLIHQRVHTGE, from the coding sequence atggaagagaaaccattgaagAATGAGATGTGTGACGAAGACTTCACCCAGTTATCGAAACTCATGAGACACCAATGCACCAACACTGGGGAGAACATGTTCAgttgtgaggtgtgtgacaaaccAATCACAGAGTCAGCATATCTCCTGGTCCATCAGAGAATCCACACAGGGGAGACACCCTTCAATTGTGGGATTTGCAATAAAGCTTTTCCAACATCTACGAGACTCCTGATacaccagaggattcacacaggggagaaacacTTCAGTTGTGATGTTTGTGAGAAGGCTTTCACCCACTCCTCTGATCTGCTGAGGcaccagaggattcacacaggggagaggccattcacgtGTGATGTGTGTGACAAGTCATTCTCACAGTTAGGGAACCTTCGTAcccaccaacgcattcacacaggggagaaaccattcacgtgcGATGTTTGTGATAAAGCTTTTGTGTCGTCCTCGACCCTACTGATacaccagaggattcacacaggggagaaacccttcaGGTGTGAGGTTTGTGACAAGGCTTTCACCCGTTCCTCTGTTCTCCTGAGACACCagagaattcacactggggagaaaccattccggTGTGAGGTCTGTGAGATGGCTTTCACCCGCTCCTCTGAGCTACTGATGCACCAGAGGATTCACACGGGTGAGAAACCCTTCACATGTGaagtgtgtgacaaatcattctcaagGTCATCGGATCTCTGCGCACACAAAcgtattcacacaggggagaaacccttcaagtgtgagATGTGCAACAAAGCCTTCACATGGTCATCGCCGCTTGTGAAACACCGACGCatccacactggggagaaaccattcaagtgtgaggtgtgcaaCAAATCGTTCTCGCAGTCATCATACCTCCTGATCCATCAGAGGGTCCACACAGGGGAGTAA